The sequence TAGCTTTGGCACCAGTCCTGTTGGAACATGAAATCTGCTTCTCCATAAAGTTggtcagcagcaggaagcatgaagtgctctaCAACTTCCTGGTAGACGGCTACGTTGAGCCtggacctcagaaaacacagtggaccaacaccagcagatgacatggcaccccaaaccatcactgactgtggaaactttacactggacttcaagcaacgtggattctgtgcctctcctctcttcctccatctggGACCTTTATttccaaagaaaatgcaaaattcactttcatcagagaacataactttggactactcagcagcagtccagtcctttttgtctttagcccAGGCGAGATGCTTCTGACACTGTCTATTGTTCAAGAGTGACTTGACACAAGGAATGCGACAGCTGAAACCCATGTCTTGCATATGTCTGTGCGTGGTGGTTCTTGAAGCACTGACTCCAGCTGCAGTCCATTCTTTGTGAATCTCCCccacatttttgtatgggttttgtttcacaatcctctccagggtgcggttatccctattgcttgtacacttttttctaccacatcttttcctttccttcgcctctctattaatgtgcttgaacacagagctctgtgaacagccaGCCTCTTTAGCAATGCACTTTTGTGTCTTGCCCTCCTTGTGCAAGGTGTCATGGTTGTCTTTTGGTTGAGTCAGCAGTCTTCCccatgattgtgtagcctactgaaCTAGACTGAGAGACAATTTAAAGGCCTGTgcaggtgttttgagttaattagctgattagagtgtggcaccaggtgtcttcaatattgaaccttttctaattctaattctaattttctgagatactgaatttggggtatcattagttgtcagttataatcatcaaaattaaaagaaataaacacttgaaatatatcagtctgtgtggaagtttcactttttgaagggaattactgaaataactcaactttttcatgatattctaattatatgaccagcacctgtatgtgtacatttagtgactgtacactacgcatgcacacacacatgcactcatgaacacacacacacacagcacatatgcAGGCatacgtacacacgcacatgcacgcacaaacacaggcacgcacacaagcacatgcacgcacacacacacataaacacaaacacgtacacgcacacatgcacaaacacacacatactcacacacacacacacacacacacacacacacacacacataaacacacacacacaccattacccccacacacccactcacaagcgaacaaacacataaaacacacacacagtcaagcagacacacgcacacacacacacacacactccattacccccacacacacacactcacaagcgaaaacacacacacagagaagcacacatacacaaaagcaaacgcacacattcacacactcatttacatacacaaaagttgctaGAGTAGGGGAtgaagtaggagatggagacaaattgacaagcgtgatttatttttgtggagagaatgtgcaggtattttgtaccacttttcggtacatctagttctgtTAATATGCTGTTACCATATTGTACCATGGTTTttaatgaaaaatggcatgttcaTTTACAGGataatttcctttttttccttaaTTTTAGATAGATTACTATGGCATAATCTCCCTGGGAACTCCCCCCCAGTCCTTCAGAGTTATCTTTGACACTGGCTCCTCCAACCTGTGGGTGCCCTCTGTGTACTGCACCAGCAGCTCCGCTTGCAGTAAGTATGGCTTGGCTTGGTGGTGGAGGTCTTACCCATTTAGGCCTGAAACCGTGTCCAACATACTCTTCATTAAAATGGCTTGATCATCCTCTGTTTGAAATTGTACTAAAATGCCCCACTCTTTCAGAAAACCATCGGAAGTTCAACCCTGATGTTTCCAGCACTTTCAAGAGCACTACAGAGCCTGTCCAGATTCAGTATGGAACTGGCAGCATGACTGGAATTCTGGGTTACGAAACCCTGGAGGTCATTACAGATCaatgtttttctgttttgattGAGCAGCCAGAATTGTGGTAGAAACATCAGAACTGATATCTTAGAAGTATTTCTATTTGGTATTTTAGCCAAAGCCCTCATGTCAACATATCCTCAGTTATTTCACCTGAATGTGGTGTCCTCATTAGACAGTACGCCCCCCCGCGTACTACAATACACAATATGCATGCTTCTCTTCACCTTCCGAATGACAATTATTTGATTGATATTCTTCAAGGTGGGCGGAATCACTGTGAACAACCAGATCTTTGGCCTGACTGAAACTGAGGGTCAGTTCATGCAGTACATGACGTGGGACGGTATCCTGGGTCTTGCCTTCCCCTCCATTTCTGCCGCTGGAGCCACTCCCGTATTTGATAACATGATGAGTCAGGGCCTGGTCTCCCAGGACCTCTTCTCTGTATACCTCAGCAGAGAGTCTGCCACGTACTGCACTTCTattttcccatttttttttatgtacctGAAAGTTGTACATTACTTAAGAATGAACTCAACTTCTATTGCTGTTCCAGGGAAACTAAACCGGGCAGCGTGGTGATATTTGGTGAGATTGACTCTCAGTACTACACCGGCACCTTCAGCTGGATTCCTCTGACTGCAACGACCTACTGGCAGATCCAGATGGACAGGTATTGCACAAGTGATGGGCAGTTACTAGTTTAACTACATTTGTCAGTAGCTTGGCAGTAACATCGCTATTTACAAAACCAAGTAGGCCTAACTTTTCAGTAGCTAAGCTCTTTTATTGATCAGCGCAGTAGCGTCCTCGAAAGCTAATATCTCCTGgacatttctgacatttcacacatagatagatagatagatagatagacacataATAGCGTTTCCCTGCAGTCATCAAACACATTAGGAAAACAGGATGTTTCTGTGTCGACGATAACACGCCGGGTACAAGCGCATGCGTAGGCCTACTGACTAATGTTCACGGTgatgacacacagacagtagGCTGAgcgacacacatacagacactggGAGGGAAAGGGAAAAGAGTCAAAGACAGAATGGCAGAGAGCCCAAGATCCGTTGAAGAGCATGAACATGTTACACCGTGGCCATACCTTCAAAAGTACGTCACTTTAGTCGAGATCAGCGAaaagaaatatatttttatttagcttgcccatttatatatatacatttatttagTTTGCCCATCACTGAGTCCAACACACAACCAGATGCACACCTTGAGATACATATTGATCTGCTTTCCCCGTATGACAACATCTTGTTGCGCCATTACAGTGTCACCATCAATGGAAATGTTGTCGGTTGTGCTGGTGGATGTCAAGCCATTGTTGACACCGGAACCTCCCTCGTTATTGGACCTTACAATGACATTCAGAACATCAACGGTTGGGTGGGTGCCTACACCAACAACTATGGGGATGTAAGTCTGCTTTTTTCCCCTATAATCTAAAATATGTCTATTTTTCAAtgatgaagaaaacaaaaaccgcactaacttgtgtgtgtcttccttCCAACAGGCTGTTGTGTCGTGTGGAAACATCCTGAGCATGCCCGAGGTCGTCTTCCATATTAACGGACAAGCTTTGACTCTACCAGCGTCTGCCTATGTGTCTCAGGTGGGTGCACACAACGCTATGAGCAGATTATATCTGGTGGTGGAATAAATTTCATTGCTTTCACTCATGTATATGTGAGCACCatgatttttgtttttacagGGACACAACAGCTGTACCACTGGTTTTTATAATGGAGGTGGCACAGCCTGGATCCTGGGTGACGTTTTCATCAGAGAGTTTTACACTGTCTTTGACAGGAAGTTACAAATGGTTGGTTTTGCTCCAGCTGTGTAAATACCATCTTATTGTAAAATGAAATATTTTATAATACTTTACCTTATTTTTTTAGTAAGAATTATGAGCATGATGAAATGTGCACAGTGAATCCATATAAACATTTGGAAGATTCTAATACATCTTTAAAATCAGTCTTCTTTCTCATCTAAAAGCTATATACACAATACTGTACACAACCAATGCTTggtttaatatttattttgacTGACAAATTTAGAAACAAAACAATCCATCCCACATCTGTTTGAATAACATGAAATGGCACAGTGAACATTATTCAACCGAAAGTACAACAAAACCCCATCTCCAACCCCAACATTACTACAAGAGTGTGCCACCCACTTATGTGTTATAACAGTCATCCGTCAGAAAACAGCCTTAGAAAGCAAACAACTCATAGTTTCTGTGAAATGAGAGTCTGTCAACACACTTCTGGCAACGGTAGAATGCTCAACAGTATCAAGGAATTCCAGTGGTGTTTTTACTCAGGTTTTTCTTGGGCTCTGCATGTACACATTTGTATTAAGCTCACTGGTTTCTTCATGAGGcctgaagaaaaaagtgaagagACCACTGACGTGCTTTACaatttttgcccattgcttgaacactaTAGACACATGCTTAAACCAAAGTAGCAAAACTTGAAGCTTTTATTAcaataccttaaacacagtgtaaccaTACCTTAAACAAAAGCGCTGCTTTGCACTTCAgttgcaattctgcaacacacttgcacctttctgcaacacacttgctcctgcacactacacactatttCATACATAAGACACTTCGTTCATAAATTAAATCTCATGGGTACCATTGGGACAACACAtctattcaaaatacaaaacacgTCGGGTGATTGaaaacacttagacacacatctGAAAATACTTATTTACAAAACTGAACACCAATCTGCCAGCCACAAATAGGCCTCAGTTGAGCCATTTTGAGAACATTGCAAGCatggaggcagggagagcaaaatgaagaggaagaggaagacaacgagagagaggagtaggaggTGGTCGAAGAGGTTATGCACGGAACAATATTTCAGATGATATTAGAGAAACTTTGGTGGATCATGTGATAAATCATGGCCTGACAATAAGGGAAGCTGGGCAGAGAGTCCACCACATCTAAGCCTgttttacagtatgttttgtgtgtgtgtgtgttactgcatttactgtactgtactgtaaagtATAGTACTGTCATGTACATTATTGAGTTGATGCCATTTGTAACCTTTCAGtactttcatttttgttttttgtcaaaacCTTTGttgtaaaaacataacaaaaactgtaagtgttgcaTTGAGCTTCACAGAATGCTAAATGATAAACTGAATGAAAGCAGTGAAAATTAAAGACTACAGTGTTTTAAATAAAGTACACTAGTGTGTTGCTGCTAATCTGAAAGTGTATTCATATGATGCAAGTGTGTATCATTTTTTCATCAGAGTGACATTTTGACAAAGGATTGTTAGGTTTTGATAGCAGTGTTTCAATTCAACATAGATGAGAGGTTTATTTCCCAGtgtcttgtgtgcttgtgtgtaaagTTTTAACACAATGAGCCCAGTTTTGCAAAAAagtgttcaagcaatgggcaaaaactgtaaataattttttatttgcaGTGAATGACACCATTTATAACATAGGCTATGTAAGGGGAGAAAGGAGTCTCAATATATACATATTAGATTCATCGATAAGCTGTCTGGATTCACCACATTCCTGCATTCCATCTCACACAGCCATTTTGCTGAACATATCCAAACATAACTAAATATTTAACTATGGAAACTATTTAATCACCAACAAAATGAGAATATTTAGTCTGCATTATTTAGAATTGCTCCATGCAAGACGTGACTCTGAGTTAGACAGGTAAGATTCAAATATACCGGTAGTTACTTACAGGCCATGTCCATACGAAGACCATTGACTGTTAACGTTTGTTATCGTTGTGGCCTTGCTTCCACACGAACACGGCGCATAGCCTACAATAGCACAAACACAGATCTGTGCGCAATTACTTAGAATACATGGGGTTTACTGCAAATGCTGTTTAATTCGTACCGCCATAGACATTTAGCATTAGGCCTATTCATGGGTtttatcaggtccctttccacaggcaTATAAAATCCAGCGTATGGTGCTTGAtcaatacacctgtggaaagtgacctgatgaaacccatgaataggctGTTTTACATCCATTGCAAACAAACTACTAGCATTTAGCCTATGCACTTGCATTGATAGCCAACAAAGGCCTagtgtgaatcgcggactataatGAAAGAAAGTAGCCTAAAGAAGATTAATTCCACCTGCGTTCACCAAATAAAGGACTGGACTGCATCCTTCATAAACCGTAAAAATGAactttagttttacagttgaaaaCTGAATTGTGCTCATGCTTTAGGCCTACTCACATGACCACTTCGGAGAATGCATAGGCTGTATAAAATAGAGAATTCTCTATAAAATAGTGAATCGTGAAGCATCTGCACCGCCACGACAAAATCTACtgcctggcatatgcactagTTTTCACCTCTTCATAAGGACCCAAGATTTTTTTTCACCGGTGTCATTAAAGTTGTGAAAACTGTAAGAAAAAATCGTTTTTGTGTAGACATGGCCACAGACAGCATGCAATCAGTAGAGTCATCTGGCTTTCCTTTGTctatgaaaaaaaacattaccacTCAAAATGTATAGTATTATCAACTTGTTTTATGGGGACAAAATAatgtaacacaaacacaatcaaagGTTCTGCATTGTTTTGTCAATAAAAAATTAGgtctgtcaatcgattaaaaaatgtaatcgaaTGAATTACATACTCtatgattaattaatctaaattaatcacatatataatttttgctgtgaaagtattttaaatatttaaattcaaatgaatcagtgaattatcagcattagtgacattaaagttcaaaaactcttttattattattttcactgttcaaataatggccataataatctatgatatgacctaatatgctgaggaaataaattcaaaagtgcttcgggaagaattttttttttcacatacaaggcatttcagatATAACcctgtcaacactatttctttgcattgatgtgcaacattagagttgatgaactcggGAATATGCAAATtacttgctgcagacattgcataggactttattttaatcaacactttatttttatcaacaccatcaggccgttttttaaaagtaaatgttccaatcaatgatctaggcagcacattttcttctctctccttaattttacagtctaatggttactgacggctcggggtcaaaggtcatacagaatcgattaatctgcactatttttttaatcagttattttttctcaaattaattaatcaaaatgaatcagttattttgacagccctataaaaAATACCAATTTATATTGCATGATGTGGTTCACCCCTTTATGACCTTCAAGATTTCATTGAGCTTAATCCTGACTTGGGAGGGATCACAACAAATGCTCATGATGAAGAGCAAGAGTATCATTATGATGCTGCAAACTGTTACACACAAAATGAACCTACTAAAATGTTTCCTTCTTATTCAGTATAGTTGCAAATCACAACAGTTCCAAAGGCTTAATGCAAAATAAAATCTAGGCTGGCATttacactcagggccagatgtactaacgcgtttgcgcccatttcaggcgtatttgtttcgcaatgtgcatgtaaaatcattgcgaggtatgtacaaacaggccgcaatgatgtaaaagcgcaaactgcctgttgcgggagctgaaagtggcagattgcgattgtcatgtcatgcatatgcattcatgggaggatccaggggaaagtgggagtttagcgtaaaaagatgggaggggaagagtaaagagcgcctagttatgtattccgctgtatgtacaaagactgctcctaaAAGCGCAaatctattctgcgcctaaatacttccgccttgtaaaagcaggtgttaatccaaattgcagttcaatgcgtcaataagagaacctttcaaagacaacagaatcgctatttcgagcaccagtttttgtggtgaaagtatttgtactaccaaaagcaaccttaacttttgttggcctttcgaatgtcttactttcactttcacgtcattcacttaaactttcctacttgctagatttgaccaatcttccatagcctacgtgcacaagtagtttgagtagaactactgatcttcattatctccctgcttgtttacatcttatcatgtatggtattatttcatgatcgctaaacgtttgattctttttaatgttgtcatcagttaaaggaattatccggagtaaaatgcactttagatcaatttacggatgattgggagtacacatgttgagttgacatcaaaatcatgtaattcggatgtgttttgagaaagttcgattttaccgtttttagtcaaaacttgttagcgtggaagtgagaagggcatattatttcgccgctacaaaacgctatttttatacctcttctacagttccaaacaacattacacttacgtggtagtgagtagagggtccctcattcaactgcgcttgtatgtaggcgctgccattcagttgtggacgttcgtaaattgcgtagaaaggcagagaaaagcgcagtttacactaaggattgaacgattgataaatacgacggaaacttgggtctgacagcgttcgcaatctgcggtgtgtccatgacgctgataacgctacattcgcaaatgtacgtacatctggccctcagtggaATAATTTTTTCATGTGTGAAATGAGActgatttttcaaatgtatatgTGATGTGAAAGATTGCCTAGGCTTTTTGTGAATGTCAGAAAGAACAGCTGAAGTCTCTACAGCAGAGGTGGGATAAGTTCTGGCAGTTGTGAGCTGGTTGGAGGGCTGTTGAGAAGGAAGTGCTTAGTCAAGCCACTGTGTCTGAGGAGGAATACGGAAGTCACATCAATAATGGGGAACATACAAGCAAACACACCCACGTTCAGTCACACAGTCATTTAACTAAACCATTAGCAATCAACAGGCATTCTATCAAgcaggaaaacacacaaacgTTAACTCCTATAAGTTAATTTTGCCTACTATTTTACTTAGATATGCATGTGGTAAATAAAATACTCATGTTCagacactcagggccagatgtactaatgcATATGTCCTTGACCGTTTCGACTGCTGACTCTGCGGTCATCTTCAGAAGAGTCACTTGATGTTACAGTgatatctgctgtgtgtgtgatatgttactgtatgtgtgtgtcatttcacTTGTGTGATGGAAAGATGGTGCCCCCTTCCTGCTGTCCGACAGTCCATCTGACGACAGGGTGTGGGTCCCCCTGCTGTCTGATAGCCAGCAGACGTCTGTGTTGGAAAATAAATATAAGAATAATGCTCTTTGATGTGAAATTGTGAAGAATGTGGGCATTTCATCATCTGTAGTACAGTacatatcattaaaatattcagagaatccaaaGAAATCTCTGAAACATAATATTGGATGGGCATCTCTAGGGCCTAAGATGCCACTGCATGAAAAATGtgtcattctttttggaaaatgGACTCCTCCGGACTAAAGAGGACATCCAACATGTAATTAGTGCACAGTTCAAATCTATGATGGCATGGTTTATTAGTGCCTATAGCATGGGCAGCTTGCACATTGGGAAAAGCACAATTAATGCTGAATGATATGGTTTTGT comes from Alosa sapidissima isolate fAloSap1 chromosome 7, fAloSap1.pri, whole genome shotgun sequence and encodes:
- the LOC121714317 gene encoding pepsin A-like, translated to MSMMKWIFVLGALVAFSECLRVPLIRGKTPRQTLLEKGLWEEYRKKFPYQPMVKFQQQQNGVESMTNDADIDYYGIISLGTPPQSFRVIFDTGSSNLWVPSVYCTSSSACKNHRKFNPDVSSTFKSTTEPVQIQYGTGSMTGILGYETLEVGGITVNNQIFGLTETEGQFMQYMTWDGILGLAFPSISAAGATPVFDNMMSQGLVSQDLFSVYLSRESATETKPGSVVIFGEIDSQYYTGTFSWIPLTATTYWQIQMDSVTINGNVVGCAGGCQAIVDTGTSLVIGPYNDIQNINGWVGAYTNNYGDAVVSCGNILSMPEVVFHINGQALTLPASAYVSQGHNSCTTGFYNGGGTAWILGDVFIREFYTVFDRKLQMVGFAPAV